In Gossypium raimondii isolate GPD5lz chromosome 12, ASM2569854v1, whole genome shotgun sequence, a single window of DNA contains:
- the LOC105764807 gene encoding DEK domain-containing chromatin-associated protein 1 isoform X1 codes for METETPDENKPMGEEKEKEKEKEETKEVSRESEEKKEVEENEEEEEKEDNEENREKGAKKGEDSSRKRSSRKPNRGSAEKKEPMTPSSDRPTRERKVVERYSVPSVARSSTPKPLSIEKGAGTQLKDIPNVAFKLSKRKYDDNLQLLHMILFGKKAKPQRLKRNIGQFSGYVWVENEQEKQKAKVKEKIDKCVKEKLVDFCDLLNIPIMRTTVRKEELSAKLLEFLESPCATTDILLAEKEQKGKKRKATPSKNIASGETSEKSAKKRQSTPQGGEKRKRSSKVEEKDEDVESPVSEDDSHEDDVDTTVKEESDDEETNSKEEEDAPKKSSNKSTSKKIAMDRPDSKLKETSASGKKLTSAKSSRKSSVSTSKQGASDGDRTPGSKLKGSASKKQKVGKEGSIDVKLSTKSEVPGKKQTNKSPAKVSTKTQATGKGKSSKKPKAEPSREEINEVVVDILKKVDFNTATLSDILRQLGTHFDLDLIHRKAEVKDIITEAINNMSDDEEGEESEENADTGEGVDKDGNGNDDT; via the exons ATGGAGACGGAAACCCCAGACGAGAACAAGCCGATGGGAGAAGAGAaggagaaggaaaaagaaaaggaggaaaCTAAAGAGGTTTCTCGGGAAAGTGAGGAAAAGAAGGAAGTTGAAGAGAAcgaagaggaggaggaaaaggAAGACAACGAAGAGAACAGAGAGAAAGGTGCTAAGAAGGGAGAAGATAGTAGTCGAAAGCGAAGCTCCAGGAAACCCAATCGAGGTTCAGCTGAGAAGAAAGAGCCTATGACACCCAGTAGTGATAGGCCTACAAGGGAAAGGAAAGTCGTTGAAAGGTACTCGGTTCCATCTGTTGCTAGGTCTTCCACTCCCAAACCTTTGTCAATTGAAAAg GGTGCTGGTACACAGCTTAAAGATATTCCAAATG TGGCTTTCAAGTTGTCGAAGAGAAAATATGATGATAATCTGCAGCTTCTCCATATGATACTCTTTGGAAAGAAAGCAAAG CCTCAAAGATTGAAGAGAAACATTGGCCAATTTTCAGGCTATGTTTGGGTTGAGAATGAG CaggaaaaacaaaaggcaaaagtaaaggaaaaaattgacaaatgtgttaaagaaaaattagttgatttCTGTGATTTGCTGAATATTCCAATCATGAGAACCACTGTAAGAAAG GAGGAACTCTCTGCCAAATTGTTGGAATTTCTGGAATCTCCCTGTGCTACAACTGACATTCTGCTTGCTGAAAAGGAACAG AAGGGTAAAAAGCGTAAAGCTACACCAAGCAAAAACATTGCTTCTGGTGAAACATCAGAGAAATCAGCCAAG AAGCGACAAAGCACACCCCAAGGTGGGGAAAAACGTAAGCGTTCATCCAAAGTTGAGGAAAAAGATGAAGATGTTGAATCCCCTGTCAGTGAAGATGATTCTCATGAGGATGATGTTGACACTACAGTCAAAGAAGAGAGTGATGACGAAGAGACTAActcaaaggaagaagaagacgCACCCAAGAAGTCAAGCAATAAAAGTACCTCCAAAAAGATTGCAATGGATCGTCCAGATTCAAAACTTAAGGAGACATCAGCATCTGGAAAGAAGCTTACCTCTGCAAAATCTAGCAGAAAATCTTCTGTTTCAACTTCAAAACAGGGTGCTAGTGATGGTGATAGGACTCCAGGCTCTAAATTAAAGGGTTCTGCATCAAAAAAGCAAAAGGTTGGAAAGGAAGGCTCTATTGATGTTAAATTGTCCACCAAAAGCGAGGTTCCTGGCAAGAAGCAAACGAACAAATCACCAGCAAAGGTTTCTACCAAGACTCAAG CGACAGGTAAAGGAAAAAGCAGCAAGAAGCCTAAAGCTGAGCCTAGCAGGGAAGAGATAAATGAAGTAGTGGTAGATATTCTAAAAAAAGTGGACTTCAACACT GCAACATTATCGGATATTCTTCGGCAACTTG GTACGCACTTTGATCTGGATTTGATTCACAGAAAAGCTGAGGTGAAGGATATTATTACTGAAGCAATAAATAACATGTCTGATGACGAAGAAGGGGAGGAAAGTGAGGAGAATGCTGATACAGGTGAGGGTGTGGATAAAGATGGGAATGGGAACGATGATACTTGA
- the LOC105764808 gene encoding 60S ribosomal protein L7a-2: MGPKRGGKVAVPAKKKQEKVVNPLFEKRPKQFGIGGALPPKKDLHRFVKWPKVVRIQRKKRILKQRLKVPPALNQFTKTLDKNLATSLFKLLLKYRPEDKAAKKERLLKKAQAEAEGKAPESKKPIVVKYGLNHVTYLIEQNKAQLVVIAHDVDPIELVVWLPALCRKMEVPYCIVKGKSRLGSIVHKKTASVLCLTTVKNEDKLDFSKILEAIKANFNDKYDEYRKKWGGGIMGSKSQARTKAKEKLLAKEAAQRMT, translated from the exons ATG GGCCCCAAGCGAGGTGGAAAGGTGGCCGTCCCAGCCAAGAAGAAACAA GAGAAGGTTGTCAATCCATTGTTCGAGAAGCGTCCAAAGCAGTTTGGTATTGGAGGGGCTCTACCTCCAAAGAAGGATTTGCATCGGTTTGTGAAGTGGCCAAAGGTTGTCCGCATTCAAAGGAAAAAGAGGATCCTTAAGCAGAGATTGAAGGTCCCACCTGCATTGAACCAGTTTACCAAGACTCTTGATAAGAACCTTG CAACAAGTTTGTTTAAGTTGCTTCTCAAGTACAGGCCAGAGGACAAGGCAGCCAAGAAGGAACGTCTCCTGAAAAAGGCCCAAGCTGAGGCTGAAGGAAAAGCCCCCGAGTCTAAGAAACCAATTGTTGTGAAATATGGACTTAACCATGTTACCTACCTTATTGAGCAG AACAAGGCTCAATTGGTGGTTATTGCTCATGATGTGGATCCGATAGAGTTGGTGGTGTGGCTCCCTGCCTTGTGCAGAAAAATGGAAGTGCCTTATTGCATCGTCAAGGGGAAATCACGTTTGGGATCG ATTGTCCACAAGAAAACTGCTTCGGTCCTGTGCTTGACCACAGTCAAGAATGAGGATAAGTTGGACTTCAGCAAAATCCTCGAGGCGATCAAG GCGAACTTCAATGATAAGTACGATGAGTACAGGAAGAAGTGGGGAGGTGGTATCATGGGATCCAAGTCACAGGCCCGAACCAAGGCAAAGGAGAAGCTTCTTGCAAAGGAAGCTGCACAGAGGATGACTTAA
- the LOC105764807 gene encoding DEK domain-containing chromatin-associated protein 1 isoform X2 has translation METETPDENKPMGEEKEKEKEKEETKEVSRESEEKKEVEENEEEEEKEDNEENREKGAKKGEDSSRKRSSRKPNRGSAEKKEPMTPSSDRPTRERKVVERYSVPSVARSSTPKPLSIEKGAGTQLKDIPNVAFKLSKRKYDDNLQLLHMILFGKKAKPQRLKRNIGQFSGYVWVENEEKQKAKVKEKIDKCVKEKLVDFCDLLNIPIMRTTVRKEELSAKLLEFLESPCATTDILLAEKEQKGKKRKATPSKNIASGETSEKSAKKRQSTPQGGEKRKRSSKVEEKDEDVESPVSEDDSHEDDVDTTVKEESDDEETNSKEEEDAPKKSSNKSTSKKIAMDRPDSKLKETSASGKKLTSAKSSRKSSVSTSKQGASDGDRTPGSKLKGSASKKQKVGKEGSIDVKLSTKSEVPGKKQTNKSPAKVSTKTQATGKGKSSKKPKAEPSREEINEVVVDILKKVDFNTATLSDILRQLGTHFDLDLIHRKAEVKDIITEAINNMSDDEEGEESEENADTGEGVDKDGNGNDDT, from the exons ATGGAGACGGAAACCCCAGACGAGAACAAGCCGATGGGAGAAGAGAaggagaaggaaaaagaaaaggaggaaaCTAAAGAGGTTTCTCGGGAAAGTGAGGAAAAGAAGGAAGTTGAAGAGAAcgaagaggaggaggaaaaggAAGACAACGAAGAGAACAGAGAGAAAGGTGCTAAGAAGGGAGAAGATAGTAGTCGAAAGCGAAGCTCCAGGAAACCCAATCGAGGTTCAGCTGAGAAGAAAGAGCCTATGACACCCAGTAGTGATAGGCCTACAAGGGAAAGGAAAGTCGTTGAAAGGTACTCGGTTCCATCTGTTGCTAGGTCTTCCACTCCCAAACCTTTGTCAATTGAAAAg GGTGCTGGTACACAGCTTAAAGATATTCCAAATG TGGCTTTCAAGTTGTCGAAGAGAAAATATGATGATAATCTGCAGCTTCTCCATATGATACTCTTTGGAAAGAAAGCAAAG CCTCAAAGATTGAAGAGAAACATTGGCCAATTTTCAGGCTATGTTTGGGTTGAGAATGAG gaaaaacaaaaggcaaaagtaaaggaaaaaattgacaaatgtgttaaagaaaaattagttgatttCTGTGATTTGCTGAATATTCCAATCATGAGAACCACTGTAAGAAAG GAGGAACTCTCTGCCAAATTGTTGGAATTTCTGGAATCTCCCTGTGCTACAACTGACATTCTGCTTGCTGAAAAGGAACAG AAGGGTAAAAAGCGTAAAGCTACACCAAGCAAAAACATTGCTTCTGGTGAAACATCAGAGAAATCAGCCAAG AAGCGACAAAGCACACCCCAAGGTGGGGAAAAACGTAAGCGTTCATCCAAAGTTGAGGAAAAAGATGAAGATGTTGAATCCCCTGTCAGTGAAGATGATTCTCATGAGGATGATGTTGACACTACAGTCAAAGAAGAGAGTGATGACGAAGAGACTAActcaaaggaagaagaagacgCACCCAAGAAGTCAAGCAATAAAAGTACCTCCAAAAAGATTGCAATGGATCGTCCAGATTCAAAACTTAAGGAGACATCAGCATCTGGAAAGAAGCTTACCTCTGCAAAATCTAGCAGAAAATCTTCTGTTTCAACTTCAAAACAGGGTGCTAGTGATGGTGATAGGACTCCAGGCTCTAAATTAAAGGGTTCTGCATCAAAAAAGCAAAAGGTTGGAAAGGAAGGCTCTATTGATGTTAAATTGTCCACCAAAAGCGAGGTTCCTGGCAAGAAGCAAACGAACAAATCACCAGCAAAGGTTTCTACCAAGACTCAAG CGACAGGTAAAGGAAAAAGCAGCAAGAAGCCTAAAGCTGAGCCTAGCAGGGAAGAGATAAATGAAGTAGTGGTAGATATTCTAAAAAAAGTGGACTTCAACACT GCAACATTATCGGATATTCTTCGGCAACTTG GTACGCACTTTGATCTGGATTTGATTCACAGAAAAGCTGAGGTGAAGGATATTATTACTGAAGCAATAAATAACATGTCTGATGACGAAGAAGGGGAGGAAAGTGAGGAGAATGCTGATACAGGTGAGGGTGTGGATAAAGATGGGAATGGGAACGATGATACTTGA
- the LOC105764806 gene encoding pentatricopeptide repeat-containing protein At5g66520, whose protein sequence is MLAISAANSHFIAHLPAPSNDPNPRAKPISNKPNHLQILKKCTHLIQFKQVHAQFIKTPLHQSNTYLSKLIQALVDSGDLPYARQVFDQVTQPSTFAFNTMIRCYGTNNLGHDGIDLYIRMRHQGVDADNFTYPFLLKACSGLKQGKGVHSLVVKDKRFSSEIHSLTSLTTFYCSFGDVGSARLLFDSMPERNVVTWTGIIKGYVKQKRYKEGIELFNQMKNYGVEINELTLVCILSACANLGALEIGQWVHEYTDRKRIFLNPKLGAALIDMYGKCGHIDKAYRVFKTLPCKGVYVWNALIGGLAMHGYGIEAIKRFREMQGNGIKPDRITFISVLSACSHSGLVEKGKEIFHSMRKDFGFEPGIKHYGCFVDILCRAGLLNEAYEVIMNMPMEPNAVLWGTLLNACAAAANVELAEAAMERLMVLEPCNDGNYVLMSNIYAVKKRWNDVARIRKIMKDEQILRNPGHSSIEVDNVVHEFRVGDVRHPCSEQIYDMLEKVVITIKEPYF, encoded by the coding sequence ATGCTCGCAATTTCGGCTGCCAACAGTCACTTCATTGCTCACCTTCCCGCCCCCTCAAATGATCCAAACCCACGAGCAAAACCCATTTCAAACAAACCAAATCATCTCCAAATCCTCAAGAAATGCACCCATTTAATCCAATTCAAGCAAGTTCATGCGCAATTCATCAAAACTCCACTTCACCAGTCCAATACCTACCTTTCCAAACTCATCCAAGCCTTAGTTGACTCCGGCGACCTCCCTTACGCCCGCCAGGTATTCGATCAAGTAACCCAGCCCTCCACATTTGCTTTCAACACTATGATAAGATGCTACGGAACAAATAACTTGGGCCATGATGGAATTGACCTTTATATCAGAATGAGACACCAGGGGGTTGACGCGGATAATTTTACTTACCCCTTTCTTTTAAAGGCTTGCAGTGGTCTAAAACAAGGCAAAGGAGTCCACTCTCTGGTTGTCAAGGACAAAAGATTTAGTTCCGAGATTCATTCTTTAACTTCTTTGACGACGTTTTATTGTTCTTTTGGTGATGTCGGTTCTGCTCGGTTGTTGTTTGATAGTATGCCCGAGAGAAATGTGGTTACTTGGACTGGTATCATAAAAGGATATGTGAAGCAAAAGAGATATAAAGAAGGGattgaattatttaatcaaatgaaGAATTATGGGGTCGAAATAAATGAATTGACTTTGGTTTGTATACTCTCGGCATGTGCTAATTTGGGGGCTTTGGAAATAGGTCAATGGGTGCATGAATATACTGATAGAAAGAGAATATTTTTGAATCCAAAGCTTGGTGCTGCCCTTATTGATATGTATGGTAAATGTGGTCACATTGACAAGGCTTATCGAGTTTTCAAGACTCTGCCTTGTAAAGGTGTTTATGTTTGGAATGCCTTGATTGGGGGACTGGCAATGCATGGTTATGGGATTGAAGCCATTAAAAGATTTAGGGAAATGCAAGGGAACGGAATAAAGCCGGATCGGATCACGTTCATTTCGGTTTTATCTGCTTGCAGTCATTCAGGATTGGtggagaaaggaaaggagattTTTCATTCAATGAGAAAGGATTTCGGATTTGAGCCTGGCATCAAGCATTATGGATGCTTTGTGGACATTTTATGCAGGGCAGGACTCTTGAATGAGGCATATGAGGTTATAATGAACATGCCAATGGAACCAAATGCGGTTTTGTGGGGAACTTTGTTGAATGCCTGTGCTGCAGCTGCGAATGTTGAGCTAGCCGAGGCGGCAATGGAACGACTGATGGTTTTGGAACCTTGTAATGATGGAAACTATGTTCTTATGTCGAATATTTATGCCGTGAAGAAACGCTGGAATGATGTAGCTAGGATTAGAAAGATTATGAAAGATGAGCAGATATTGAGGAATCCCGGCCATAGTTCAATTGAAGTGGATAATGTTGTCCATGAATTCAGGGTTGGTGATGTCAGGCATCCCTGTTCGGAACAGATATATGACATGTTGGAAAAAGTAGTAATAACCATAAAAGAACCTTATTTTTAA